In Bacillota bacterium, a genomic segment contains:
- a CDS encoding trimethylamine methyltransferase family protein, protein MITYEPLTAADLSLIHELTLKILHETGVVIEGKEAREILLEAGCLEKNGRLLFLSNTVEECLAKPIPVTIYGTDEKVVLPLTEAPRTYAHNFGSVSFLLDHETDAIREATVADLEAFIRLSDSLPHLDMVVPSLRPTDLPEEIASLAMTAYALQNTSKPVDIGTASDSWEVRYLIRLAAAVRGGIEKLLEKPMGTISISPLSPLNFPADITDAIIVGARSGLPLTMLPCPTRGLTAPLTLAGGLVQQNAEQLAFLTLARLVNWDTPLVYTCRLAAANMRTGFVGGKDPDLGFSGACVAQIARYYGLPSGVYGLDTGSALPDIQSGYERAINCLPPVMARATFVSGMGLLNGGLLASAEQLVIDDEILGMITHRKKGIEVSRDSIGAEVIESVMNGGNFLAQEHTRDYLRRGELYMGKLGNDAPFEEWKVSGSKTVRDGAKLRLNKILSEHPGRILDKVICNKLESILEEARAEKKGL, encoded by the coding sequence ATGATAACTTACGAACCACTTACTGCCGCAGATTTGTCCCTGATTCATGAGCTTACTTTAAAAATCCTGCATGAAACCGGAGTTGTAATTGAAGGAAAAGAAGCCCGGGAAATTCTCCTTGAGGCAGGTTGCCTGGAGAAGAATGGAAGGCTTCTTTTTTTATCAAATACTGTTGAAGAGTGTTTGGCCAAACCTATACCGGTAACTATTTACGGTACTGATGAGAAAGTGGTCTTGCCGTTAACCGAAGCTCCCCGGACATACGCTCATAATTTCGGGTCTGTTTCTTTTTTGCTTGACCATGAAACCGATGCTATTCGTGAAGCTACGGTTGCCGACCTCGAAGCATTTATCCGGCTCAGTGATTCACTGCCCCATCTTGATATGGTAGTTCCCAGCCTCAGGCCGACCGATCTTCCCGAAGAAATAGCCTCACTGGCCATGACCGCATATGCCCTGCAGAATACTTCAAAGCCGGTTGATATCGGCACTGCATCAGATTCCTGGGAAGTTCGTTACCTGATCCGGCTTGCTGCGGCAGTCAGGGGTGGAATTGAAAAACTTTTAGAAAAACCGATGGGGACCATCTCCATATCACCTCTAAGCCCCCTGAATTTTCCCGCAGATATTACCGATGCAATAATTGTCGGAGCCCGTTCAGGACTGCCGCTGACTATGCTGCCCTGTCCCACCCGTGGATTAACAGCACCGTTGACCCTGGCCGGTGGTTTGGTTCAGCAAAATGCCGAACAACTGGCTTTTCTGACTTTGGCCCGTTTGGTAAATTGGGATACACCACTGGTGTACACCTGCCGCCTGGCTGCTGCAAATATGCGAACCGGTTTTGTCGGGGGCAAAGATCCCGATCTTGGTTTTTCCGGTGCCTGTGTAGCCCAGATTGCCCGCTATTATGGGCTTCCTTCGGGCGTATACGGACTTGATACCGGTTCTGCTCTTCCGGATATTCAGTCGGGTTATGAACGGGCAATAAACTGCCTTCCCCCGGTTATGGCCAGGGCAACCTTTGTATCCGGAATGGGTTTGCTCAATGGAGGGTTGCTGGCAAGCGCTGAACAGCTGGTTATTGATGATGAGATCCTGGGGATGATTACCCACCGTAAAAAGGGTATCGAGGTTAGCAGGGATTCAATTGGTGCTGAAGTGATTGAGTCTGTTATGAACGGAGGTAATTTTTTAGCCCAGGAGCATACACGGGATTACCTGCGCCGGGGAGAGCTGTACATGGGCAAACTTGGCAATGATGCACCTTTTGAGGAATGGAAAGTTTCAGGAAGTAAGACTGTTCGCGATGGAGCCAAATTGCGATTGAATAAAATTTTATCCGAACATCCGGGGAGAATCCTGGACAAAGTAATCTGCAACAAGTTGGAATCGATCCTGGAAGAAGCCAGGGCTGAAAAAAAAGGGCTGTAA